The Erpetoichthys calabaricus chromosome 6, fErpCal1.3, whole genome shotgun sequence genome includes the window CTCATTtcccaagaaaaattaatttgatttttgcTGTGGGATGGTAATGGGCAAATTGACTAGGAGGTTAGTTTTGTGTGAGAAGAATATTCACCAATGGAAAGTGAAAAAGAATACCTAGAAGGAATCCATATTGGAATACTGTAATACAATATGGAAAAGACAGAAAACAGGCAAAGTCCCATTGTCAATGGCGCTCACTATGGCAATAAACACCTCAAAAATCACATCACTGGCTGTTTGTGTTaccatgtacagtacagtactttgTTAATTCCATAAACAGAAAGGGCACGTCACAGAGTTTGAGTCTGATCATATAGTGGGTCTTCAAAAAATTGGATGTTCTGTCACTGTGGAATGAATTGGATAGGAGGCATTCCCAATGCCTCGCTGATGGCAATGGTGGAAAAAGGAGGGCACCCACAGCTGAAGATATTGTTTTGGGCAGCTCAGAAGTATGGATGCAAGTTAAAGCCAGTGCATTAGAAGGAAGGCTGTGTTATACCAAAAAGCAGAAGTATGCATCAGAGCCAGTGTTCCACAAGAGGTAATTGTTCTCCTGAAGCAGGACAACCATTCCCAACATGCAGTCAACCATTCCCAACATATTTTTGCCACTCACTTGTCAACATCTCTATGGCCGTCTGTAATGTTTAGTAATAAAAGCAGATTCTGCCTTATGAGTTTGGTCAGTAATGAACCTCAACTAGTTGAGTCTTGAGGATGAAAGGGCATGGACTGACATTCCACAGAAAGAAATTCGTCGTCTGTATTGCTACAGGTACAGGTTACACCAGATACAAATGTCAATATACTTTAACACAACACACACTATGAATTGAATAAACCATACCATAGTACCGTATGTGTGTGATTATGTTCTTAATACACTCAGCTGATTCTCCTACCTGAATCTCGTATCTCAATTATGTAGTGTGACACCTACagggtgttttttttccccactagtGAACTTTCAGGTTCTGctattacatattttaaactgTATATACTAATTTTAACCAAAAAATGTCCACTGTCTACCAAGAAAGGGAAAaaacttttaatgcatttcagcATATTCTAAATGAACAACTTAGGATAGAACATAAGTCTCTTAAGAATTTTCCCAgtctaaaaaagaaagtgaaaaatacCAATGTATATTgcataataatttgtttttttgcagttataCTATATTCTTTTTTGATATTACAATCAACCATTATTCGTTAGTgtctatataataatattaaaagtgaGCACAAAGCCCTTAGTACGTAGTTTGCAAACAGACTAAAACTgtaaacatactgtaagtatacaATACAAGGCTCATAGAATGAgatgttaaaatcaaaatattttactttaatgatgaaaataaaaatgctgttatatttctagttttatatattctttataaTGTATTTGAATTTCTTTCTGCAGCCAGCTTCATGGAGTCACTAGATGAAGAGGACTATGAGTATGAATATAATATAACTTTCAATGAAAGTTATGAATACTACCATACTCTTTGTTACAAGGATGATGTTCGCAACTTTGGAAAGATCTTTCTGCCCATTTTCTACTCTTTGGCTCTAATAATAGGAATTTCTGGAAACTCATTAGTGTTGGCTGTTTACATCTATTATAAGAGACTTAAGACCAAGACGgacatatacattttaaatctgGCTATAGCTGATCTCCTCCTTCTGTTCACCCTCCCATTCTGGGCAGCTGATGCTGTTCATGGCTGGGAGCTGGGAGAAACCATGTGCAAAATAACCTCTGCCTTGTATATCATGAATTTCAGCTGTGGGATGTTCTTCCTTGCTTGCATCAGTCTGGACAGATACCAAGCTATGTTTAGAAACCAGGACAGGCCAAGAAAACAGGAATATatctttgttttgattgttgtcTGGATGGCTGCAATCATCCTCAGTTTGCCCCAACTAATATTTtcaacagtaaaagaaaaagaaaccaggcGAGTTTGCATTTCAGTTTATCCTGCTACAATGGCCAGGAATACAAAAGCAGCTATTCAGTTTCTGGAAGTGATTTTCAGTTTTGTGATCCCATTTTTAATCATGGTATTCTGCTACACAAGAGTGGCCAAAACTCTAATGTGGTCCCCAAACGTGAAGAAGTGGAGGGCATTCAGAGTACTGCTGGCAgttgtaggtgttttttttttgactcagATACCATACAATATTGTCAAGTTTATCAGAGCAGTGGATGTGATCTATTCATTTATAATTATGTGTGAGGCcagtaaaaacctggacattgccATTCTCATCACAGAAAGTGCAGCCCTTTTCCACAGTTGTTTAAATCCTATTGTTTATGCCTTTGTTGGAGCTTCTGTTAAAAACCATCTCCTAAAACTGCTAAAAATGATAAgttcacataaaagaacacacagGGAACAAACTGTTGAAATATCTCTTAATTCCCATTCAAATACTGAAAACACCATCAGTTTCACAATTTAAAGAGGTACTGACCAGGTGAGACAAGACaatatttcaaacaaataaaatattgtgcTTTATCTGTAGAGCTTGGTAATTAGGCAAGTTAAGAAAAAGCCATCTTTCAAATAGTATAATCACCTTCATAATTTCAAAGGACTGAACTGCCACTGAACTTTGACTTCCAATGATAATGCACAACCAACATTAAACAATTCACATGGAGCAACTTTTCAAAAAATGCTACTTTAGAATTTACCTCTGAACGGTacagcaataaattattttaaatataggtATATGTGGTTCCATTAAATGAGAATATTTCATATGACAAATACATGACTTATTATAATTTTActttacaaacaaaatacaattgtGTAGTGATTAGACAGGCTGGAATTGCCAGGGACACCATGATACAGCACTGCTTTATCTTTGTCACCATACGATAATACTGCCACCTTTTGTGTTTTGCAGTTCAGGAGTATGAATTTGTGATGTAATGTATatcattttttaatcaaatatttattgataatcaccaacagaaaatattcataattatttttaagCAGTAGTAAAATGAAATGAGCAATAATAGTGCTGGTAATAAGCAATAAGAGACTCCCCCTTGATGCAAAACCTATCCAACCCAACCCATCTCTGTAAAGAACTAAAACCACAAGTGAGGAAGCCTGAGCGAAACCAGGAAGAAAGTACACCCTTGCGTACAGCAGGCCATAAAGTGGAGAAGATTCACAATTGAGATTGCAAAGTCAATAACTAGTCACCCAAGTACAAAACATTAACACCAGAGGTTGTCATTTTGGAATATTGGATCCAGATGATTCGTATATTCAGACAGCCAAGACTTAAAAATAGGTGAGATTAAAAAACTGGTCTTTTAAAGCAAGAGTAAAAGAGATGGAACCTTCTCACTTCCAGCAAGAGGCAAGAGCTAACTCTGCAGCAATTGTGCCAGAGGTGAACATCCACAGCTGGACATGACTGAGGGAAAGAGAAAAGTGATccaacaatgtattagtattttcatatttctctacaggaaaaaaaaaaaatctgctaatcAATTATATCTAAAAAGATGTAAATTCTTCCCACATAtagtgtatatgtattttttttctagaaatgtAAAGCATCTCAACAGTCTCAATGACATATTGTCAAACATTAGTTCCGAATGATACCTTGTGTTGTTATATCTTATGCTTGTTTTAAAAGCTGTCAACCAATTATTGAGATTAGAGTATTTAAcagttaaaatacaaaatgtatttatctaGATGTACTAAATTTGGGTAAAGGATTTGGGGAGTACATACATGTATGCCCCCACATTAAGTTATACTAGATTATTAACATTTTGTGCTCAGCATTTAATTACTTATTAAATGTGGCACTAACAGTAAACCAGCAAAACATTATGAATATGTTTTGGTTCTATACATGACAAACTGGTAGATATTAGAAGATTACTATAAGAGTGGCAAGACACCTGCCAAACTACATGCAAACCCCACAACTTTTACACAAACAAAGCAAGCAACTTCACCCGGAGTTTCCAAGCACACTTGTTATCTGGAGGGAATGGTGTCATGAC containing:
- the LOC114653493 gene encoding atypical chemokine receptor 4-like, producing the protein MESLDEEDYEYEYNITFNESYEYYHTLCYKDDVRNFGKIFLPIFYSLALIIGISGNSLVLAVYIYYKRLKTKTDIYILNLAIADLLLLFTLPFWAADAVHGWELGETMCKITSALYIMNFSCGMFFLACISLDRYQAMFRNQDRPRKQEYIFVLIVVWMAAIILSLPQLIFSTVKEKETRRVCISVYPATMARNTKAAIQFLEVIFSFVIPFLIMVFCYTRVAKTLMWSPNVKKWRAFRVLLAVVGVFFLTQIPYNIVKFIRAVDVIYSFIIMCEASKNLDIAILITESAALFHSCLNPIVYAFVGASVKNHLLKLLKMISSHKRTHREQTVEISLNSHSNTENTISFTI